The genomic window CGGCCAAGGCCGCCGGCGTGCGCAGCGTGGGGCTGAGCTACGGCTACAACCATGGTCGCCCCATCGCCGAGGAAACCCCGACGCTGGTGCTCGACGACCTGCGCCATCTGCTGCCTTGCTTCGACTCGGGCAAAGCGATAGTGTTGCCCGACTCCGCCTCAACTCCCGCTCAGCGAGACAGCACCGTGGAAACGGCCCCCCACACACTCTGGATGAAAGTCATCAAGGCCCTGGCCCGCTGGCGCTGGCGCGCCTGACATCCTTTGGCCGGTACGCCCGGCGTGTGTGCACCCAAGACCGTTCCCCCCTCAGAGCCTGTTAACTGCCGGCAGACCCGCACTGCGCGAAACAGGCTCCTCTTACGAGGCTGATCATGACCCGCGAAGAATTCCAGCGCCTGGCCGCCCAGGGCTACAACCGCATCCCGCTGACCTGCGAAACCCTGGCCGACTTCGACACCCCGCTGTCGATCTACCTGAAGCTCGCCGACGGCCCCAACACCTACCTGCTCGAATCCGTGCAGGGCGGCGAGAAGTGGGGGCGTTACTCGATCATCGGCCTGCCCAGCCGCACCGTGCTGCGCGTTTACGGCCACCAGGCGAGCATCAAGGTCGACGGCGTCGAGACCGAGAGCTTCGAATGCGCCGACCCGCTGGCCTTCGTCGAGGCGTTCAAGGAGCGCTACCGCGTGCCGACCATCGCCGGTCTGCCTCGCTTCAACGGCGGCCTGGTCGGCTACTTCGGCTATGACTGCGTGCGCTACGTCGAGCAGCGCCTGGCGCAGTGCCCGAACCCCGACCCGCTGAACAACCCCGACATCCTGCTGATGGTCTCCGACGCGGTGGTCGTGTTCGACAACCTCGCCGGCAAGATGCACGCCATCGTCCTCGCCGACCCGGCGCAGGCCGACGCCTACGACCAGGGCCTGGCCCAGCTGGAAGCACTGCTGGAGCGCCTGCGCCAGCCGATCACCCCGCGCCGCGGCCTGGACTTCAGCGCAGTCAATGCCCCGGAACCGCAGTTCCGCGCCAGCTTCACCCGCGAGGACTACGAGCGCGCCGTCGGCACCATCAAGGAATACATCCTGGCCGGCGACTGCATGCAGGTGGTGCCATCGCAGCGCATGTCCATCGACTTCGCCGCCGCGCCCATCGACCTGTACCGCGCGCTGCGCTGCTTCAACCCGACGCCCTACATGTACTTCTTCAACTTCGGCGACTTCCACGTCGTCGGCAGTTCGCCGGAAGTGCTGGTGCGCGTCGAGGACGGCGAAGTCACCGTGCGCCCAATCGCCGGCACCCGCCCACGTGGCGCCACCGAGGAAGCCGACCGCGCGCTGGAAGACGACCTGCTGTCCGATGCCAAGGAAATCGCCGAGCACCTGATGCTCATCGACCTGGGCCGCAACGACGTCGGCCGCGTCTCGCAGACCGGCAGCGTGAAGGTCACCGAGCGGATGGTGATCGAGCGCTACTCCAACGTCATGCACATCGTCTCCAACGTGAACGGCCAGCTGAAGGACGGCATGAGCGCGATGGACGCCCTGCGCGCGATCCTGCCGGCCGGCACCTTGTCCGGCGCGCCGAAGATCCGCGCGATGGAGATCATCGACGAGCTGGAGCCGGTCAAGCGTGGCGTCTACGGCGGCGCCGTGGGCTACCTCGCCTGGAACGGCAACATGGACACCGCCATCGCCATCCGCACCGCGGTGATCAAGAACGGCGAACTGCACGTGCAGGCCGGCGGCGGCATCGTCGCCGACTCGGTGCCGGCGGCGGAGTGGGAAGAAACCATCAACAAACGCCGCGCAATGTTCCGCGCCGTCGCGCTGGCCGAACACACGGCCAAGGTGCATGGCCGAGATTGAGTCTGTGACCCGATAGAAAAGCCCCGCTTCGGCGGGGCTTTTTTATGGGGGCTTTGCGTTGGCAGTGGGCTGAGTGGTATCCGCCGATGCCGGACGGCTCCCTCTCTGTTCAAAGCGGGGCGCGCAGCCGCGGCCGGGGGAGAGGGTGTTTGGCCTGACCCTGGCGTTCGGCTTGGCACCATTCCCCCTCCCTAACCCTCCCCCTGAAGGGAGAGGGGACCGTTCGGAGCGGGATGAATCCATTACCTCAGCCGGCACAATCAGCCCCCTCTCCCTGTGGGAGAGGGTTGGGGTGAGGGGAACGCCCAGCGCAGGAGTATCAAAGGATACAGCCCTTGGTAGGAGCGAGCTTGCTCGCGAACTGAGTCTGCCGGCTCCTCCATCGCTGGGCGGGTTCGCGAGCAAGCTCGCTCCTAAAGCACATGACGTGTCGCGCACCGGGACTCAACCGGCCTGCCGCGCCTCCACCACCTGCAGGTTCGCCTTGCGCCGGGCCAGCGCGGCGTCCGCCTGCTGCGAACGTTCCTCCACATAGGCCGCCAGGTGATCCACCGCGACGTACTGCATCGCCTTGTGGCTGTCATCCAGCGTGGTCACCGGCAGGGCAATGCGCCCGCAGGACAGCGCCTTGCTAAAGTTCTCCCGGTTCAGGTTGCGGAACCAGCGCTCGCGCACCTGCTCCAGCGGCACCAGCACATCCCCGAAAATCTGATAGACCAGGCTCACCGTCTCCGGGCGCGGGGCGGGGCGGACATCTACGGTCGACTGCATGGGACTCTCCTGTTCCGATGGTGGTGGCGACAGGTGTAAATATAGCAAAGGTTGTATTTCGCTTCAATCGCTGCGCAAAGAAAACCCCGCCGAAGCGGGGTCGTACCTGTCCGAAACGGGGTCAGCGCACCAGGGTCGGCGCCCGGCGATGACGCACCGTGGACCACCAGAACACCCAGCCGATCATGCGGATCTGCCCATTGTCGAACTGCTCCGGCGGGTACTCCTCGTCCGGGTATTCGTCGCGGTTGAAGCTGCGCAGGCGGATGCCGCCGCCCGGCAGGCGGTAGACGAATTTCACCCGCAGCATGCCCTCGTGTTCCAGGGCATAGATCTCGCCGTCGGTGATGTGCGTGGTGGCGGTGTCGATGCCGATGGTGGAGCCATCCATGATCAGCGGCTCCATGCTGTTGCCGGTGAGCTGGGCGCAGATCGCCGCCGCCGGATCCACCCCCGCGGCGCGCAGGGTGGCGTAGGAGAAGCGCAGCTTGCGCCCCTCTATCTCGCGCACTGCGGTGCGTCCGGCGCCGGCCGCCAGCTCCACTTCCTTGTACAGGCGTAGTTCCACTTCGTCCTCGTCCAGCGGTGTGTCGCTATCCCATGGGTGCAACGGTTCCAGGCGCAGCGGGCTGCCATCGGCCGGGCGCGGCGCGGGTGCGTCGCTGCCCTGAGCCGGCGAGCCGTCGCCGGTGGCCAGCCAGGTCGGCGAGACCCCCAGCGCACTGGCGATCTCGATCAGCTTGCGCGTGCTCTGCGCCTTCCCCGAGGTCAGCTTGTGGATGGTGTTCTGCGAAACCCCGGCGGCTTCGGCCAGGGTTTCCTGCTTGAGATTACGCGAGGCCATCGCCTGTTTCAGGCGATCGGCCAGCGTCGATGAGGGCGTCTTGTCCATGGCGGCACTCTACCTCCTGGGTTGTAGCGTGTAAATAGCTTTGGTGTTGACTAAATATAGCTATGGTTGTAATCATAAAGGCCAGCAGCCCACCGGTGAGACGAAAACCGGGTCGGCTGAAGGGAGGCAGATGGCTTCCCCCTCACCGCGGCAAGGAGGTCGTGGGTTGCCTGCGCTGCAGGCTGGAGGACGCGGGCGGGCCAGGGAGGCGCCGCCCGTGTACCGGCAAGGGATGCCGTCGACGTGTCGGCATCCGCGACGAATAGATCGCGACTGACCACCCGGCGGCCGAAGGTTCGGCGACCACGGCGGGCACGTCGCCAGGAGGACATTCATGAACCACCGACCCCATTGCACCCCGCAGCCCGAATACGCCGCCCCTGTGGAGGTGCGCCGTGGCTGATATCGCCGACTACGCCAATGACCTGATGCTGGAGCGCATCGAGGAGATGCTGCACAGCCGCCGTGCCTCGGCGGCCGTCAGCTCCGCCGAATACTGCGAGGACTGCGGCGACGACATTCCACTGGCGCGCCGCCTGGCCGCGCCGGGCTGCACCCGCTGCATCGATTGCCAGGCCCTGGATGAACTGGAGCGGCGGCACTGAGCCGCAGGGGAGGAGCACCGTGATCAAACCCATTGATGAAATGCTGAAGCTCTGGGCCGAAGAAATGCACAACCCCGGCAGCGCCGGCGGCGGCTATGCCGGCGGCAACCTGCTGGCCATGATGATCGCCAACAGGGGCGAGATGATCCGTGGCACGCGGGGCAGCAAGGTGATCCTCGACCGCGTCGCCGAGCTGGACCTGATCATCAACCAACTGCCCGACGAGCAGAAGGATGTGGTCATCGAGCACTACCTCAACCGCGACAGCGAGGCCTCGCAGAAGTACCGGCACTGCCGCTGCAGCCGCAACACCTTCTACCTGCGCCTGCATGTGGCGCACCAGAGCATCCAGTCGCGGTTGATGCGCCGCGCCGCCTGACCTTTCCTCGCTCTTTCCGAAGCCCGGCCTTGCGCCGGGCTTCGTGCTGTTCATGGAGTGCGTTGCGCTATGCTCGCGTCCCATGACGACACCTATCCTCATTCGCCGCGCCGAACCCGCCGATACCGATGCCATCCTGCGCATCCTCGGTGAAACCTACGAAACCACCTGGAAGCCCGAGCTGACCGCCGACGCCATCGCGCGCTTCGAGTCCTCCGCGCATACCGCCGCTTACGTGCACGAGCGGCTGCCGTTCTTCCAGGTCGCCTGCATCGCTGGCGACGTGGTCGGCCTGCTCGACTGGCGCGACGATTTCATTGATGCCCTGCACGTGCCCCCGCGCCATCAACGCCTGGGAGTCGGTGCCGCATTGCTGCGCCACGCCGAAACCGCCATCGCCGATGCCGGGCACGCAGGCGTGCGCCTGGAGACCGACACCTTCAACCAGCAGGCGCGAGCGTTCTATGGCAAGCACGGCTATGCCGAGATCGACTTCTATCCCGACGAGGAATGGCACAGCGGCTTTACCACCGTGCTGATGCGCAAGAGCTTCTGAAATTTCGGACGCCAGATTTCGGCGTTTCGACAGCACATTGCGGCGCGTCATCGGTGTATTGCAGCGCATTCCCCAAGAAGCCTTGTTCCGGCGGGAATCGAGGGGTACAAAGTAGTCATTCTTGTAAAGGTGCGTCCCCAGGGAGCACAACGCGAAACCCCGAAAAGCCCGGCCACTGAGCCGGGCTTTTTCATGCCCGCGTTTTTTCGACCCGCCGTCGCGGCGGGTTGCCGGCGAGTGCGCCGGCAGTCATCCCCGGCTGGCTGATAGCCGCCGGTTTCGCCCGTTCGCGGGCGTCTTTATTCAAGGTGAGCCAATGGGCAACGAACCTCAGACCCTGGCCGACGTGCCTTTGTGGGGGCTGATCCTGCTCGCGGTGGCGGGCGGCATCAGCGGTGAAATGTGGCGCGCCGACAAGGCGGGCCTGGGCGGCTGGCGGCTGCTGCGGCGCCTGGCGCTGCGCTCGGGCGCCTCCATCGTCTGCGGCATGGCGGTGATGTTCCTGGCCATGTCCTGCGGCGCCTCGCTGACCCTGGCCGCCGCCATCGGCAGCCTGACCGCGGCGGCCGGCGCGGAGATCGCCGTCGGCCTGTATGAACGCTGGGCGGCGAAACGCCTGGGTGTCTGCGAACTGCCGCCGAGCGAGCGCGGGCAAGAGTGAAGCTGCAAGGAGACGATATGTCCGAACAACCTTTGACCCTGGCGCGGCTGCTCGATGCGGTGGAGCAAACGCTGAGTGCTCGACTGACCGAGGTCGGTACCTTCCTGCGCGGCCCGCTCCACGAGGTGCCGGCGACGCTCCCCGCGCTGGCGCTGGAATACGCCGGCCTGCTGCCGGGGCAGGACCCTGGCAACGGCCAGACGGCGCTGCTCTGCCGCCTGCAGGCGCGCGTGCTGGTGATGCGCGATGACGCCGAAGCCGAGGAGCTGGCGCTGCGCACTGTCGCGGCGCTGGCGGTAACGCTGCGCGCGCAGAACTGGGGGCTGGACCTTGCGCCGGTGAGCTTCATCCAGGCGCAGCCGGAACTCGACAATCCGGCGCTCGCGGCCTGCCGCGTGTGGCGGGTGGAGTGGCAGCAGCCGGTGCTGCTGGGCGACGCCGAATGGCCGTGGGAAGACCAGCCGCCGGGTAGTCTGGTGATCGGCTTCGATCCGCAGACCGGGCCCGGTCATGAGGACGATTACTTCGATCCCGGAGCCCTGCAATGAACCCGGATTATGTGAGCGCCGAACACGACCGCATGCTCGCCGCCCTGGTCATGCCCTGCGAAGTGGTGGCCGTGGACCTGGCGACAGCGCGGGTGCGGGTGCGCTCGGGCCAGTGGACCAGTGCCTGGGTGCGCTGGCACGCACAAGCCGCCGGTGCCGCCCGCCACTGGCGCGCACCGAGCCTGGGCGAGCAGGGCGTGTTGCTGAGCCCGTCCGGCATGGCCGCCATGGGCACCTTCGTGCCGGGGCTGTTCGGTGCCGCCTCGGCGCCCCCGAACAATCGCGGCGAGGTCGAGAGCTGGCATTTCCCCGATGGCGCGGTGCTCAGCTACGACTGGCAGGCGCATCGCTATGACCTGCAACTGCCCGCCGGCACCGCCACGGTGAAAGTGGGCGGCACGCAGGTGGTGATCGACCCCGGTGCGGTGACTGTCACCGCCGCCAGTATCCAGCTGAACGGGCCGGTGAGCATCAAGGGAGCGCTGACGGTGAACGGCAACATCAGCAGTACCGGCTCGATCATGGACACCGCCGGCAACAGCAACCACCACACCCACTGAAAACACTTCGATTTCCCATCCTGGCCCGCCGCGTGCGGGCCTCTGCATTTCTGGAGACCTGCCATGGGCACATTTTCCCGTGCGCACCCCGAGCGACGGAGGGCGCGGCCATGATCGGCATGGATCGACGCACCGGCCAGCCGCTCAGTGGGCTGGCGCACCTGAAACAATCCATCGAGGACATCCTCACCACGCCGCTGGGCAGCCGGCGCATGCGCCCCGAGTACGGCAGCCGCCTGCGGCGTATGGTCGACCTGCCGGTGACCGAGGGCTGGAAGGGCGCGGTGCAGGCGGAAGTGGCCCGCGCCATCGGCCGCTGGGAGCCCCGCCTGCGGCTGAGTTCGGTACAGGTGGTGGCGGTGGTCGCGGGCAGCGTGTCGCTGCGCCTGCGCGGCGTCTACCTGGGCGATGAAATCGGCCTGGAGGTGGCGGCATGAGCTTGATCGACCTGTCCCAATTGCCAGCGCCCGAAGTGGTCGAGAGCCTCGACTACGAAACGCTCTATGAAGAGCTGCTGGCCGATTTTCGCAACGCCATGGGCGAGGGCTGGACCGCCGCGGTGGAGTCCGACCCGGTGCTCAAGTTGCTGGAGTTGGCGGCCTACCGCGAGCTGCTGCTGCGCGCCCGGATCAACGACGCCGCTCGCGCCGTGATGCTCGGCTACGCGACCCAGGGCGACCTGGACCAATTGGCCGCCGGCTACAACGTCAAGCGCCTGGTGATCCAGGAGGCCGACGCCACCACGTCGCCGCCGACCCCGGCCGTGCTGGAGGGCGATGACTCGTTGCGCAACCGCACCCAGTTGGCCTTCGACCAGCTCTCTGTGGCCGGCCCGCGTAATGCCTACGTGGCCTTCGCCCTCGGCGCCGACGGACGCATCGCCGATGTCTCGGCGATCAGCCCGCAGCCGTGCGAGGCGCTGGTCAGCGTGCTGTCGTCCGAGGGCAACGGCGCTGCCTCCACCGACCTGCTGGATGCGGTGCGCCGCGCGTTGAACGACGAGGACGTGCGCCCGGTGGGGGACCGCCTCACGGTGCAGTCCGCCGCCATCGTGCCCTACCAGGTGGACGCCGTGCTCTACATCTACCCGGGTCCGGAAGCCGAGCTGATCCAGCAGGCCGCCGAGGCGTCGCTGCAGACCTATATCGCCACCCAGCGCCGCATCGGCCGCGACATCCGCCGCAGCGCGCTGTTCGCCGCGCTGCATGTGGAAGGCGTGCAGCGTGTGGAACTGGCCAAGCCTGCGGCCGACGTGGTGCTCGATGCCACCCAGGCGGCGTACTGCAGCGGCTACCAGATCCGCGTCGGAGGTTCGGATGAGTAGCCGCCTGCTGCCGATCAACTCGACGCCGCTGGAGCGAGCCCTGGCCGACGTGCAGGTCGCCGATCTGCCGGTCCCCCTGCGCGAGCTGATGGACCCGCAACGCTGCCCGGTCGCGCTGCTGCCGTACCTGGCCTGGGCCTGGTCGGTGGACCGCTGGGACCCGGCCTGGAGCGAGACGGTCAAGCGCAAGGCAGTGGCTGCGGCGTTCCGCATCCACCAGCACAAGGGCACCATCGCCGCGCTGCGGCGGGTGATCGAGCCGCTGGGTTACCTGATCGAGATCATCGAGTGGTGGCAGGGCGCGCCCATGGGCGAGCCGGGCACCTTTCGCCTGCGCATCGGCGTGCTCGACAGTGGCATCAGCGAGGAAATGTACCAGGAGGTGGAGCGCCTGATCGACGACGCCAAACCGCTCACGCGGCACCTCATCGGGCTGGATATCAGCCTGGAATCCCAGGGGCGGATCACCGTCGGCTCCGGGCAATACGACGGCGACATTGTCACCGTCTACCCCTACCTCCCGGACGTGATCGAAGCGATCGGCAGCCACGGCTTGCCGGGCCGGGAACACACCATCGATAGCTTGAGTGTCTACCCATGGCAGTAACCTACTACGCACTTCTCACCACGATCGGTGCCGGCAAGCTGGCGAACGCCACCGCGCTGGGCACCACCCTGAAAATCACCCAGCTCGCGGTGGGCGATGGTGGCGGCAACGTGCCGACCCCCGACGCCAGCCGCACCCAGCTGGTCAACGAAGTCCGTCGCGCGCCGCTGAACCGTCTGAGCGTCGACCCGGCGAACAGCTCGCAGATCATCGCCGAACAGGTCATCCCCGAGGACGTGGGCGGCTGGTGGATCCGCGAGATGGGCCTGTACGACGAAGCCGGCGCGCTGATCGCCTACGCCAACTGCGCGCCTTCCTACAAACCGCAACTGGCCGAAGGCAGCGGCCGCACCCAGACCGTGCGCATCGTGCTGATTGTCAGCAATGCAGCGTCGGTGGAACTGAAGATCGACCCGAGCGTGGTGCTGGCGACGCGGGAGTATGTGGATAACTCCATTGTCACAGCGCTGAACCGGCTGGACTACAAGCAGTCGGTGCGAGCAGCGACCACGGCGAGTGTCAGCCTGAGCGGCCTGCAGACGGTGGATGGTGTGGCGCTGGCCGCGGGCGACCGGGTGCTGGTGAAGAACCAAACCAATGCCGTGGACAATGGGCTGTATGTCGTCGCTACCGGCGCCTGGAAACGTGCGACCGATGCCGACGAGAACAGCGAGGTGACGCCGGGCCTCACCGTGACGGTGGAAAGCGGCACCGCGCAGGCGGACAGCGTGTGGCAGTTGGTGACCGATGGGGCGATTGTCCTGGGGACTACAGCGCTGACGTTCCAGAACATTACCAATGGGTTGGCGAAGCTGGCGTCGCCGGCCTTCAGTGGCGTTCCGACGGCACCAACGGCGGCAGTGGGCAACAACACCCAGCAACTGGCGACCACGGCGTTCACGCAAGCAGCGATTGCTCCTCTTGCGCCTGTGGCTTCGCCTGCATTCACCGGAACGCCGACTGCCCCGACAGCCGCTGTCGGTAGCAATACTCAGCAGCTTGCTACCACAGCGTTTGTTCAGACAGCGGTGACTCCGCTAGCTCCGCTAGCATCGCCCGGATTTACCGGAGTTCCGACTGCCGCGACGGCATCTGCAGGCACCAATACACCACAGCTGGCTACGACAGCTTTCGTGCAGGCTGCTGTTGGGCCTCTGGCACCTCTAGCATCTCCTGCTTTCACTGGGACACCAATCGCTCCAACTGCAGTTGTGGGGAGCAACACTCAACAACTGGCCACAACCGCATTTGTTCAGTCTGCAGTCAATACGTTGCTCGGGGCTGCTCCCGCGACGCTAAATACCTTAGCCAAACTGGCGACGGCGTTGAACAACGACCCGGCATTGGCCACGAATCTGAACAACGCGCTTGCGCTCAAGGCTCCTTTGGCAAGCCCAGCTCTCACGGGCGTGCCTACGGCTCCGACAGCGGCAGCTGGATCGAATTCTTCGCAGGTCGCTAACACTTCGTTTGTTCAGAACGCGCTGGCTTTCGCATCCAGCAAGAGCGTCTACGGCGGTTACCAGGCCCTGCCTGGGGGAACCATGTTGCAGTACGGTGCTTTCCTGATCTCGGAAAACGGGAAATTCACTGGAAGTTTCCCCATAGCATTCCCGGTTGCTTGTGTTGCGTTAGTGGTTTCCAGCCCAGGCTACAACTACATCCTCAACGGTGAGGGTATCAGCAGGACGCAATACACCATCGAGGGATACACGTTGGCCGGTGCCATCGCCAACGTGGGGTTTCGTTGGATTGCCATTGGCTATTGAGGTGTTAGATGACGATATTTTACTCGCCCCAAACGCGGGGTTTTTACGTTGATAGTATTCATGGCGAATCTATTCCGGATGACCGGATCGAGGTCTCCGAGGATAAGCACTGGGAATTGTTGGTGGGCCAACAGGAGGGGGGCTCTATCGTAGTCGTTGACGGCAAACTGGTGCTGCAAAAACAGGCTGCCGAGAGAACCACCGAGGAGTGGGAACGGAGCATTGCTCATAGGCGCTATGCCGAAGAGGTGTCTGGAGTCGAAGTCGCAGGCACGAAGTTCGAGACCACCCGAGAAAGTCAGAGCCTCATGGGCAGCGCTTTGGTACATGCAATGGACAATCCTGATTACACCTGTCTTTGGAAAACGGCCAGCGGATTCAAGGAGATGAGCGTGGCTGAACTGCGTTCGGTCCTGGGCGTGGTTCGATCTCACGTTCAGGCGTGTTTCGATCGGGAAGCCGCTCTTCTCGATCACCTAAAAGCTGGCACCTTGACTGAACACATGCTTGATCAAGGCTGGCCCTCTTGATCCCACCCATCTAACCCTGCCCGCTGCCCTTACAGCCAGGGCAAACCACCCAACCGCCTCCCGGCGGTTTTTTTATGTCTGGAGAAAACCTATGAGCTTCTTTCACGGCGTCACCGTGACCAATGTCGACGTCGGTGCGCGCACCATTGCGCTGCCGTCGTCCTCGATCATCGGCCTGGTGGATACCTTCACCCCCGAGGCCAAGCTGACCGCGCAGGCCGATGTGCCGGTGCTGCTCACCAGCCTGCGCGAAGCGGCTGCCGCCTTTGGCACCGCGTCGGCGATCTACAAGTCCTGCACCGCCATCTTCACCCAGTCCGCCGCGGTGGTCGTGGCGGTGGGTGTGGCCAAGGTCGAGGATGCGGCGCAGCTGACCTCCGCGATCATCGGCACCGTCACCGAAGCCGGCCAGCGGACCGGCCTGCAGGCGCTGCTCGATGGCAAGTCGCGCTTCAACGCCCAGCCGCGCCTGCTGGTCGCACCGAAGCACTCCGCCACCCAGGCGGTCGCCACCGCCATGGGCGCACTGGCCGAGAAGCTGCGCGCCATCGCCATCGTCGACGGCCCGAACACCACCGACGAGGCGGCCATCGCCTATGCCGGCGAGTTCGGCAACAAGCGTATCTACCTGGTCGATCCGGGGGTGCAGTACTGGGATACCGCCAGCAGCGCCACCGTCAACGCGCCGGCCTCGGCCAACGCCGCCGCGCTGTTCGCCTGGACCGACAGCCAGTACGGCTTCTGGTCCTCGCCGTCGAACAAGGAACTGCTCGGCATCACCGGTACCGGCCGCCCCATCGAGTTCCTCGACGGCGACGAGACCTGCCGCGCCAACCTGCTCAACAACGCCAACATCACCACCATCATCCGCGACGACGGCTATCGCCTGTGGGGCAACCGTACGCTCTCCAGCGACGCCAAGTGGGCCTTCGTGACCCGCGTGCGGACCATGGACATGGTGATGGACGCGATCCTCGCCGGGCACAAGTGGGCGGTCGACCGCGGCATCACCAAGACCTACGTGAAGGACGTCACCGAGGGCCTGCAGGCCTTCATGCGCGACCTGAAGAACCAGGGCGCGGTGATCGACTTCGAGGTCTACGCCGACCCGGACCTCAACACCGCCAGCCAACTGGCCCAGGGCAAGGTGTACTGGAACATCCGCTTCACCGACGTACCGCCGGCCGAGAACCCCAACTTCCGCGTCGAGGTGACCGATCAGTGGCTCACCGAAGTCCTGGACGCAGCTTAAGGAGAACCCCAGATGATTCCGCAGATCCTCACCAACACCAACCTGTTCGTCGACGGCGTCAGCTTCGCCGGTGACGTGCCCTCCCTGACCCTGCCTGCCCTCAAGGTGAAGACCCAGGAGTACCGCGCCGGCGGCATGGATGCGCCGATCCTGCTCGACATGGG from Pseudomonas sp. GCEP-101 includes these protein-coding regions:
- the trpE gene encoding anthranilate synthase component I; translated protein: MTREEFQRLAAQGYNRIPLTCETLADFDTPLSIYLKLADGPNTYLLESVQGGEKWGRYSIIGLPSRTVLRVYGHQASIKVDGVETESFECADPLAFVEAFKERYRVPTIAGLPRFNGGLVGYFGYDCVRYVEQRLAQCPNPDPLNNPDILLMVSDAVVVFDNLAGKMHAIVLADPAQADAYDQGLAQLEALLERLRQPITPRRGLDFSAVNAPEPQFRASFTREDYERAVGTIKEYILAGDCMQVVPSQRMSIDFAAAPIDLYRALRCFNPTPYMYFFNFGDFHVVGSSPEVLVRVEDGEVTVRPIAGTRPRGATEEADRALEDDLLSDAKEIAEHLMLIDLGRNDVGRVSQTGSVKVTERMVIERYSNVMHIVSNVNGQLKDGMSAMDALRAILPAGTLSGAPKIRAMEIIDELEPVKRGVYGGAVGYLAWNGNMDTAIAIRTAVIKNGELHVQAGGGIVADSVPAAEWEETINKRRAMFRAVALAEHTAKVHGRD
- a CDS encoding pyocin activator PrtN family protein codes for the protein MQSTVDVRPAPRPETVSLVYQIFGDVLVPLEQVRERWFRNLNRENFSKALSCGRIALPVTTLDDSHKAMQYVAVDHLAAYVEERSQQADAALARRKANLQVVEARQAG
- a CDS encoding XRE family transcriptional regulator yields the protein MDKTPSSTLADRLKQAMASRNLKQETLAEAAGVSQNTIHKLTSGKAQSTRKLIEIASALGVSPTWLATGDGSPAQGSDAPAPRPADGSPLRLEPLHPWDSDTPLDEDEVELRLYKEVELAAGAGRTAVREIEGRKLRFSYATLRAAGVDPAAAICAQLTGNSMEPLIMDGSTIGIDTATTHITDGEIYALEHEGMLRVKFVYRLPGGGIRLRSFNRDEYPDEEYPPEQFDNGQIRMIGWVFWWSTVRHRRAPTLVR
- a CDS encoding TraR/DksA C4-type zinc finger protein gives rise to the protein MADIADYANDLMLERIEEMLHSRRASAAVSSAEYCEDCGDDIPLARRLAAPGCTRCIDCQALDELERRH
- a CDS encoding PA0613 family protein, which encodes MIKPIDEMLKLWAEEMHNPGSAGGGYAGGNLLAMMIANRGEMIRGTRGSKVILDRVAELDLIINQLPDEQKDVVIEHYLNRDSEASQKYRHCRCSRNTFYLRLHVAHQSIQSRLMRRAA
- a CDS encoding GNAT family N-acetyltransferase translates to MTTPILIRRAEPADTDAILRILGETYETTWKPELTADAIARFESSAHTAAYVHERLPFFQVACIAGDVVGLLDWRDDFIDALHVPPRHQRLGVGAALLRHAETAIADAGHAGVRLETDTFNQQARAFYGKHGYAEIDFYPDEEWHSGFTTVLMRKSF
- a CDS encoding phage holin family protein, which encodes MGNEPQTLADVPLWGLILLAVAGGISGEMWRADKAGLGGWRLLRRLALRSGASIVCGMAVMFLAMSCGASLTLAAAIGSLTAAAGAEIAVGLYERWAAKRLGVCELPPSERGQE
- a CDS encoding phage baseplate assembly protein V; this translates as MNPDYVSAEHDRMLAALVMPCEVVAVDLATARVRVRSGQWTSAWVRWHAQAAGAARHWRAPSLGEQGVLLSPSGMAAMGTFVPGLFGAASAPPNNRGEVESWHFPDGAVLSYDWQAHRYDLQLPAGTATVKVGGTQVVIDPGAVTVTAASIQLNGPVSIKGALTVNGNISSTGSIMDTAGNSNHHTH
- a CDS encoding GPW/gp25 family protein — encoded protein: MIGMDRRTGQPLSGLAHLKQSIEDILTTPLGSRRMRPEYGSRLRRMVDLPVTEGWKGAVQAEVARAIGRWEPRLRLSSVQVVAVVAGSVSLRLRGVYLGDEIGLEVAA
- a CDS encoding baseplate assembly protein, which gives rise to MSLIDLSQLPAPEVVESLDYETLYEELLADFRNAMGEGWTAAVESDPVLKLLELAAYRELLLRARINDAARAVMLGYATQGDLDQLAAGYNVKRLVIQEADATTSPPTPAVLEGDDSLRNRTQLAFDQLSVAGPRNAYVAFALGADGRIADVSAISPQPCEALVSVLSSEGNGAASTDLLDAVRRALNDEDVRPVGDRLTVQSAAIVPYQVDAVLYIYPGPEAELIQQAAEASLQTYIATQRRIGRDIRRSALFAALHVEGVQRVELAKPAADVVLDATQAAYCSGYQIRVGGSDE
- a CDS encoding phage tail protein I, with the protein product MSSRLLPINSTPLERALADVQVADLPVPLRELMDPQRCPVALLPYLAWAWSVDRWDPAWSETVKRKAVAAAFRIHQHKGTIAALRRVIEPLGYLIEIIEWWQGAPMGEPGTFRLRIGVLDSGISEEMYQEVERLIDDAKPLTRHLIGLDISLESQGRITVGSGQYDGDIVTVYPYLPDVIEAIGSHGLPGREHTIDSLSVYPWQ
- a CDS encoding phage tail-collar fiber domain-containing protein, whose protein sequence is MAVTYYALLTTIGAGKLANATALGTTLKITQLAVGDGGGNVPTPDASRTQLVNEVRRAPLNRLSVDPANSSQIIAEQVIPEDVGGWWIREMGLYDEAGALIAYANCAPSYKPQLAEGSGRTQTVRIVLIVSNAASVELKIDPSVVLATREYVDNSIVTALNRLDYKQSVRAATTASVSLSGLQTVDGVALAAGDRVLVKNQTNAVDNGLYVVATGAWKRATDADENSEVTPGLTVTVESGTAQADSVWQLVTDGAIVLGTTALTFQNITNGLAKLASPAFSGVPTAPTAAVGNNTQQLATTAFTQAAIAPLAPVASPAFTGTPTAPTAAVGSNTQQLATTAFVQTAVTPLAPLASPGFTGVPTAATASAGTNTPQLATTAFVQAAVGPLAPLASPAFTGTPIAPTAVVGSNTQQLATTAFVQSAVNTLLGAAPATLNTLAKLATALNNDPALATNLNNALALKAPLASPALTGVPTAPTAAAGSNSSQVANTSFVQNALAFASSKSVYGGYQALPGGTMLQYGAFLISENGKFTGSFPIAFPVACVALVVSSPGYNYILNGEGISRTQYTIEGYTLAGAIANVGFRWIAIGY